One Bacillus sp. F19 genomic region harbors:
- a CDS encoding cation-translocating P-type ATPase, which produces MNMERIRKIYIWFLPVVVGFALLLSYIPSVGNIAGFPPAFYAMLMGGGIIAYRALLAILDTRTITAGTLVVITMAGCAYLGFYIAAALVALMMLIGELLEEITLYRTRQSFDELLAMVPDEATVWRNHSWERVPTDMLTEGDRVLVKAGERIPADGVVEAGTASVNESALTGEPMPQDKYIGSTVFQGTINEFGSMEFTVQKTGDHTTMGKIITSVLEAQETKGSMQRLADRFAVYFTPLILGIASLAWLITGDLIRTMTVLVIACPCALVLATPTAVVASVGNVAKRGVLVKGGRAMEALSKVTIVCFDKTGTLTEGKPKLKKIVPFGNYTEAELLRYAEGAERYSEHPIGHAILESARANGFVCAEEPLDFTQEIGVGVRAKIEDKLVWVGNERLLKHIDGISEEAKLFLQEHRSGTALLVIAEGAAIGGLVVGDTVREGAVKALEDIRRLGVSKVVLLTGDSHGAAAELQRDLKMDEVHARLLPNDKLAVIKRYQREGHTVSMVGEGINDAPALMAADVGIAMGAAGTDLAIQSSQVALMGDRLEKLPEVMQISRRTMFIVRQNIWIFAVAFNVVGILLAAAGFIDPVVGAAIHNVASLFVVINSARLIRYGPKNNPLNKGKTLLGNRTNYV; this is translated from the coding sequence ATGAACATGGAGCGAATTCGAAAAATTTATATTTGGTTTTTGCCGGTCGTGGTCGGGTTTGCATTGTTGCTTTCATATATTCCTAGCGTTGGAAACATAGCAGGATTTCCCCCAGCCTTCTATGCGATGCTGATGGGGGGCGGCATTATCGCGTACCGCGCTTTGTTGGCAATTCTGGACACGCGCACGATAACGGCCGGAACGCTGGTTGTAATCACGATGGCAGGCTGCGCTTATCTAGGATTTTACATAGCAGCGGCGCTTGTTGCACTTATGATGCTTATCGGCGAGCTACTGGAAGAAATTACTCTCTATAGAACGAGACAGTCTTTTGATGAATTGCTGGCGATGGTTCCTGACGAAGCTACCGTGTGGAGAAATCATTCGTGGGAGCGAGTACCTACCGACATGCTGACGGAAGGCGACCGTGTACTCGTCAAAGCCGGGGAGCGCATCCCTGCAGACGGCGTTGTTGAAGCGGGAACCGCATCTGTGAACGAATCTGCCTTGACCGGAGAGCCTATGCCTCAAGATAAATATATAGGCAGCACAGTGTTCCAAGGAACGATCAACGAATTCGGGTCCATGGAGTTCACGGTTCAAAAGACGGGTGATCATACGACGATGGGGAAAATCATCACGTCAGTGCTTGAGGCGCAAGAAACGAAAGGCTCGATGCAACGGCTGGCAGACAGGTTTGCAGTATATTTCACGCCGTTAATTCTGGGTATTGCTTCGCTAGCTTGGCTAATAACGGGCGACCTGATCCGAACAATGACTGTGCTGGTTATCGCTTGCCCTTGTGCGCTCGTCTTAGCGACACCTACTGCAGTGGTCGCCAGCGTCGGAAACGTAGCGAAGCGAGGCGTGCTTGTGAAGGGAGGGCGTGCAATGGAGGCGCTGTCCAAAGTCACTATTGTTTGTTTCGACAAAACGGGCACGCTTACCGAGGGGAAGCCAAAGCTGAAGAAGATTGTGCCCTTCGGCAATTACACGGAAGCGGAGTTGCTTCGTTATGCGGAAGGGGCCGAGCGTTACTCGGAGCATCCGATCGGCCATGCGATACTAGAGTCCGCCAGGGCCAATGGTTTCGTTTGCGCTGAGGAGCCGCTGGATTTCACTCAAGAAATAGGGGTAGGCGTAAGAGCGAAGATCGAGGACAAACTGGTTTGGGTAGGCAATGAAAGGCTGTTGAAGCATATCGACGGTATTTCGGAAGAAGCGAAACTCTTTCTGCAGGAACATAGAAGCGGGACCGCATTACTGGTTATTGCGGAGGGCGCCGCGATCGGGGGGCTTGTAGTTGGCGATACGGTAAGGGAAGGCGCCGTCAAAGCTCTTGAGGACATTCGCAGGCTCGGTGTTTCGAAGGTCGTTCTGTTAACCGGCGACAGCCATGGGGCGGCTGCGGAATTACAACGTGATTTGAAAATGGATGAAGTTCATGCGCGTCTCCTACCTAACGATAAGCTTGCCGTAATAAAACGATATCAACGGGAAGGACATACGGTATCGATGGTCGGCGAGGGGATTAATGACGCTCCTGCGCTCATGGCTGCAGACGTTGGAATTGCGATGGGAGCGGCAGGGACGGACCTTGCGATCCAATCCTCGCAGGTTGCACTTATGGGCGATCGTTTAGAGAAACTGCCTGAGGTTATGCAAATCAGTCGTAGAACGATGTTTATCGTCCGACAAAATATTTGGATCTTTGCCGTAGCGTTTAATGTAGTCGGCATATTGCTTGCCGCAGCCGGCTTCATCGATCCGGTCGTCGGAGCAGCCATCCATAACGTTGCTTCTCTGTTCGTCGTCATCAACTCCGCCAGATTAATTCGATACGGCCCGAAAAATAATCCCCTGAACAAAGGTAAAACGTTACTTGGGAATAGAACAAATTATGTGTGA
- a CDS encoding ABC transporter substrate-binding protein, which yields MKPNCRTFLLLILATIFAITGCSKNEGSSEETTNSTEQEVRELVLAVGGESDEGFDPTTGWGRYGSPLFQSTLLKRDSNMEIVNDLAENYSISEDALTWTVNIRQDVKFSDGEPLTAEDVIYTFETTAKSNSVVDLQNVASVTAQNDSTVIFTLKSPQSTFIDILATLGIVPKHAHNESYAEQPIGSGPFKLVQWDKGQQLIVEENPNYYDEKPYFKKLTFLFLDEDAAYAAAKAGTVDVAYIPSAFSKQQVAGMRLESLESVDNRGIMFPYVKSGQTTADGHPIGNDVTADLAIRKAINAAVDREALVEGVLEGQGTPAYTISDKMPWWNSDTVIEDGDAAKAKGILSKGGWKDTDDDGIVEKDGVKAQFTLLYPSSDETRQSLAIAVADMIKPIGIEIIVDGESWDEIGKMMYSNAVLLGWGSHDPLEMYNVYSSKYAGVDYFNPGFYKSPIVDQYLEEAIAAKDEKAAMDLWKKAQWDGTTGMSAKGDAPWAWLVNLNHLFLVREQLDIGHQQIHPHGHGWPVTSNIEEWKWKE from the coding sequence ATGAAACCAAACTGTCGTACTTTCCTGCTACTAATTCTCGCAACAATTTTCGCGATTACAGGATGTTCTAAGAATGAAGGCTCAAGTGAGGAGACAACGAACTCTACTGAACAGGAGGTGCGTGAGTTGGTTCTTGCTGTGGGCGGCGAATCGGATGAAGGTTTCGACCCTACGACCGGCTGGGGTCGGTATGGTTCTCCTCTTTTTCAAAGCACACTCCTTAAACGCGACAGCAACATGGAGATCGTCAATGATCTTGCAGAAAACTACAGCATAAGCGAAGATGCTCTAACCTGGACAGTGAATATAAGGCAAGACGTCAAATTCAGCGATGGCGAGCCGCTGACTGCCGAGGATGTTATCTATACGTTCGAAACAACAGCAAAAAGCAACTCGGTCGTTGACTTGCAAAATGTAGCGTCGGTAACGGCACAGAATGATTCTACAGTCATATTCACGTTGAAGAGTCCCCAATCGACTTTTATCGACATTCTTGCAACCCTTGGTATTGTTCCCAAGCATGCTCATAATGAATCGTATGCCGAGCAGCCAATTGGATCGGGGCCGTTCAAGCTCGTCCAATGGGACAAGGGCCAACAGCTGATCGTGGAAGAGAATCCAAACTATTACGATGAGAAGCCTTACTTTAAGAAGCTTACATTTCTTTTCTTGGACGAAGATGCGGCATATGCTGCCGCAAAAGCCGGAACGGTTGACGTAGCCTATATCCCTTCTGCGTTCAGCAAACAACAAGTAGCGGGAATGCGCCTGGAATCATTGGAATCCGTAGATAACCGGGGAATTATGTTTCCTTATGTTAAGAGCGGCCAAACGACGGCAGATGGTCATCCGATCGGAAATGACGTAACCGCAGACCTCGCGATCCGCAAAGCTATCAATGCAGCAGTTGACCGTGAGGCGTTGGTAGAAGGCGTTCTGGAGGGGCAAGGAACCCCTGCCTATACGATTAGCGACAAGATGCCGTGGTGGAATTCGGATACGGTAATCGAAGATGGAGATGCCGCCAAAGCGAAGGGTATTTTATCAAAAGGCGGATGGAAGGACACGGATGACGACGGAATCGTTGAGAAAGACGGAGTAAAGGCGCAATTCACTTTGCTCTATCCATCGAGTGACGAGACAAGACAATCCCTTGCGATTGCCGTTGCGGATATGATCAAGCCGATCGGCATAGAAATCATTGTCGATGGGGAAAGTTGGGACGAAATAGGAAAAATGATGTATTCCAATGCAGTCCTGCTCGGGTGGGGCAGTCATGATCCGCTTGAAATGTATAACGTTTACAGTAGTAAATACGCGGGAGTCGATTATTTCAATCCAGGCTTCTATAAGAGCCCTATAGTGGATCAGTATTTGGAAGAAGCGATTGCGGCAAAGGATGAAAAGGCGGCTATGGATCTTTGGAAGAAGGCGCAGTGGGACGGAACAACCGGAATGAGCGCAAAAGGCGATGCCCCTTGGGCGTGGCTTGTCAACTTGAATCACCTATTCCTGGTAAGAGAACAACTTGATATCGGACATCAACAAATACATCCTCACGGCCACGGATGGCCGGTCACCAGCAACATTGAGGAATGGAAATGGAAGGAATAA
- a CDS encoding ABC transporter ATP-binding protein translates to MSLPLLEVNNVSISFIQYETGLKQVNVPVIKNLSLSVNPGEIVAVVGASGSGKSLLAHAILGILPKNARVTGQLTFDGEPLTSSLIKKLRGREVALVPQSVQFLDPLMRVGHQVKQAVRTGDPEEEQIKAFQRYRLGPKTARRFPHQLSGGMARRVLVSIATVSGARLLIADEPTPGLDEAVIQETLLSFKELATRGSAIIFITHDLEAALKIADRVAVFYSGTTVEVAPSTDFEGMGENLRHPYTQALWNALPQNQFSVLQQNFGGKGEPLSINGCMFADNCGSATYECSQIFPELRPLRNGMVRCCHAT, encoded by the coding sequence ATGAGTTTGCCTTTGCTGGAAGTCAACAATGTATCCATTTCATTTATTCAATACGAGACAGGTCTCAAACAGGTTAACGTGCCTGTAATTAAAAATCTTTCGTTATCTGTAAACCCTGGTGAGATCGTTGCAGTAGTCGGAGCCAGTGGTTCCGGGAAAAGCCTGCTTGCCCATGCGATTCTCGGAATTTTACCCAAGAACGCTAGAGTTACAGGTCAACTAACTTTTGACGGAGAACCGCTAACCTCCTCTCTAATTAAGAAGCTGAGAGGAAGAGAGGTGGCGTTAGTGCCGCAGTCGGTTCAGTTCCTAGACCCTCTTATGCGAGTAGGTCATCAAGTGAAGCAGGCGGTGCGCACGGGAGATCCGGAAGAGGAGCAAATCAAGGCATTTCAGAGATACCGTTTAGGCCCTAAAACAGCTAGACGCTTTCCGCATCAGTTGTCCGGAGGAATGGCTAGGCGTGTCCTTGTTTCCATTGCAACAGTAAGCGGAGCAAGATTGCTCATTGCTGATGAGCCTACTCCCGGATTGGATGAGGCGGTAATACAAGAGACGCTTCTATCGTTCAAGGAGCTAGCTACGAGAGGATCGGCTATCATATTCATTACGCACGATCTGGAAGCGGCGCTGAAAATCGCTGATCGAGTAGCCGTGTTTTATTCCGGCACTACGGTGGAAGTAGCTCCTTCGACAGACTTTGAGGGAATGGGAGAGAATCTGCGTCACCCGTACACCCAGGCATTATGGAATGCATTGCCACAGAATCAGTTTTCCGTCCTGCAACAAAATTTCGGCGGAAAAGGGGAACCTCTCTCTATCAATGGTTGTATGTTTGCAGATAACTGTGGCAGTGCGACATACGAGTGCAGTCAGATATTTCCGGAATTACGACCTTTACGCAATGGGATGGTGAGATGCTGTCATGCAACTTGA
- a CDS encoding ATP-binding cassette domain-containing protein: MQLEARNISKRYGKDQWLFRHATVQVHSGEVVGMIGPSGCGKTTFCRILAGYEAGKEGDVLLNGQALPSSGYRPIQLIFQHPERAINPRWRIEQILNEGWNPDEELLELLGISQRWFGRWPSELSGGELQRICIARALAPQTRFFVADEMTTMLDAITQAQIWKTVLEVAEKRSMGLLIVSHDRHLIHRICTRVVDFTQFLTN; encoded by the coding sequence ATGCAACTTGAGGCCAGAAACATAAGCAAGCGTTACGGAAAAGATCAGTGGTTATTTCGTCATGCGACCGTTCAGGTTCACAGTGGTGAAGTGGTTGGAATGATAGGTCCAAGCGGTTGCGGCAAAACAACCTTCTGCCGCATCCTTGCAGGCTATGAAGCCGGGAAAGAAGGAGATGTTCTATTAAACGGACAAGCTTTGCCTAGTTCGGGCTATCGGCCGATTCAACTCATCTTTCAGCATCCTGAACGGGCAATAAATCCGCGTTGGAGAATCGAGCAGATCCTCAATGAGGGCTGGAATCCGGACGAAGAATTGCTTGAGTTATTAGGAATCAGTCAACGCTGGTTCGGACGTTGGCCTTCCGAGCTTTCCGGAGGGGAATTGCAGCGAATTTGTATTGCGCGAGCGCTTGCTCCGCAAACCCGATTTTTTGTTGCGGACGAGATGACGACGATGTTAGACGCGATAACGCAAGCGCAGATATGGAAAACGGTGCTTGAGGTCGCTGAGAAACGTTCTATGGGATTGCTGATCGTCAGTCACGACAGACATCTTATCCATCGAATTTGCACTAGAGTCGTTGATTTCACTCAATTTCTAACAAATTAA
- a CDS encoding ABC transporter permease translates to MNRRKRTVVYSIISLALLLVPIILSVLLSNDQLSTQLTERNEPPSWGNPFGTDWLGRDMLTRTMKGLALSLGVGMTAASISVLIAGTLGLMAATLGQTVDRIITWLVDLFLSIPHLVMLILIAFVSGGGVRGVIIAVALTHWPSLTRVIRAEILYLKSCEFVMISKHMGRSKWWIATRHFLPHLIPQFIVGTLLAFPHAILHEAAITFLGMGLSPHQPAIGIILSESMRYLSTGMWWLAFFPGLCLLIVVRAFDVLAENLYALINPNRSQE, encoded by the coding sequence ATGAACCGCAGAAAGAGAACCGTCGTGTATTCCATCATTTCGCTCGCTTTATTGCTCGTGCCAATTATTCTCAGTGTATTGTTAAGCAACGATCAATTATCCACCCAATTAACGGAGAGAAACGAGCCCCCATCATGGGGAAACCCATTCGGTACGGATTGGCTCGGCCGAGATATGCTTACCCGGACTATGAAAGGATTAGCGTTAAGCCTAGGGGTAGGCATGACTGCAGCTTCAATAAGCGTGCTCATAGCCGGAACGCTAGGCTTAATGGCAGCAACATTAGGACAAACAGTGGATCGAATCATCACTTGGCTCGTTGATTTATTTCTTAGCATTCCGCATTTAGTCATGCTTATTCTAATCGCTTTCGTTTCAGGCGGAGGGGTGCGAGGCGTGATTATTGCCGTAGCGCTGACGCATTGGCCTAGTCTCACGCGAGTCATTCGGGCTGAAATTCTATATTTAAAGTCATGTGAATTCGTAATGATCTCCAAACACATGGGCAGGTCGAAGTGGTGGATTGCCACCAGACACTTTCTACCGCACTTAATACCGCAATTTATCGTCGGTACGCTGCTTGCATTCCCTCATGCTATTTTGCACGAGGCTGCAATTACATTCTTGGGAATGGGGCTGTCGCCGCATCAACCCGCGATCGGTATTATTCTTTCGGAATCTATGAGATATTTATCGACCGGCATGTGGTGGCTCGCTTTCTTCCCCGGGTTATGCTTGCTTATCGTCGTTCGAGCTTTCGACGTACTCGCGGAGAATCTTTATGCGCTGATCAATCCGAATCGTTCACAGGAGTAG
- a CDS encoding ABC transporter permease has product MFFDLAKFLSLQIMKLALLLTAVSAITFALVSYSPIDPTQAYIGADMLRVSPEQRAAIAEYWGLDDPPLQRFLAWYSALLRGDLGTSMIYREPVTDVIAERFLSSLGLMSSAWLLSGIIGFAVGAVAAMRRNTWLDQAIKWYCLTLSSTPPFWAGILMLIVFTVWLPIFPVGLGVPAGVVAEEVTNLDRIRHMILPVLTLSITGISGIALHTREKLVEVLESDYVLFARARGEKGFILFRRHGLRNIMLPAITLQFASFSELFGGAVLVEQVFSYPGLGRATVEAGTRGDVPLLLGIVLFSTLFVFAGNLLSELCYRWIDPRIREGDSI; this is encoded by the coding sequence ATGTTTTTTGACCTAGCTAAATTTCTTTCTCTGCAAATAATGAAATTGGCGCTTCTGCTAACCGCGGTTAGCGCCATAACTTTTGCTCTTGTCAGCTATTCTCCTATTGATCCGACGCAAGCTTATATAGGCGCAGACATGTTACGGGTAAGTCCAGAGCAGCGTGCGGCAATCGCAGAATATTGGGGACTTGACGATCCTCCCTTGCAGCGTTTCCTGGCATGGTACAGCGCATTGTTAAGAGGCGACTTAGGAACCTCCATGATTTATCGAGAGCCTGTAACGGACGTCATTGCAGAGCGGTTTCTTAGCTCACTCGGATTAATGAGCTCTGCATGGCTGCTATCCGGTATCATCGGCTTCGCTGTCGGAGCGGTAGCTGCGATGAGAAGGAATACGTGGCTGGACCAAGCGATTAAGTGGTATTGTTTAACGCTTTCCTCCACGCCACCGTTTTGGGCAGGCATACTCATGCTTATTGTGTTTACCGTATGGCTTCCTATATTTCCTGTCGGATTGGGTGTTCCGGCAGGCGTGGTGGCCGAAGAAGTCACTAATCTAGACCGGATTCGCCATATGATCTTGCCGGTGCTCACATTAAGCATAACTGGAATCTCGGGAATCGCTCTTCATACTAGAGAAAAACTCGTGGAGGTACTCGAGAGCGATTACGTGCTATTTGCGAGAGCAAGAGGAGAAAAAGGATTTATACTCTTCCGCCGTCATGGATTGCGTAATATTATGCTGCCGGCGATCACTTTGCAATTCGCTTCGTTCAGCGAATTATTCGGCGGAGCGGTCTTGGTGGAACAGGTGTTTTCCTACCCAGGACTAGGCAGAGCAACCGTAGAAGCAGGTACTCGGGGAGATGTTCCACTATTATTAGGTATCGTATTGTTCAGTACCTTGTTTGTGTTCGCAGGAAACTTATTGTCTGAACTGTGTTACCGATGGATTGACCCTAGAATTCGGGAAGGGGATTCCATATGA
- a CDS encoding HupE/UreJ family protein, translating into MKIRAFLSLFIVTLIFCANASTSFAHTDKSRGYSILNIKGNTIDYELFLDQIDMLEQFDTDKDKHLENEELSSQKERIESVLQKDLRIDVDSKPLTMEILSMELGEKASTIGVMFKLRLTADEAIEQFNLHYNLMFEGAPLHTNVLLVHAGEYFYQNILDTKKRDVQITIAQPENIAQPESESVLWKYFVLGIEHILTGFDHMLFLLSLVLIASRFKDALKIVTAFTIGHSITLFLVTTDRIQVSSHWVEVFIALTICYVAVENMFVQKVKWRWLLTAIFGLIHGMGFAGGLTEIGLPKSNLIGTLLSFNLGVETGQFIVLCLLLPLLIWLRRFPWYRKMMISASCLIFVLAFYWLIQRL; encoded by the coding sequence TTGAAAATACGTGCATTCCTGTCCTTGTTCATAGTCACATTAATATTTTGTGCGAATGCCAGCACTTCATTTGCCCATACCGACAAAAGTAGGGGTTACTCGATTTTAAACATTAAAGGGAATACGATTGACTATGAACTTTTTCTTGATCAAATAGACATGCTGGAACAATTTGATACCGACAAGGATAAACATCTGGAGAACGAGGAACTGTCCTCGCAGAAAGAAAGAATCGAATCGGTATTACAGAAAGATCTTCGTATAGATGTGGATTCGAAGCCATTAACGATGGAAATACTTTCGATGGAGTTGGGAGAAAAGGCTTCCACGATCGGCGTAATGTTTAAACTAAGGTTAACCGCCGATGAAGCGATCGAACAATTTAATCTTCATTACAATCTGATGTTTGAAGGTGCGCCTCTTCATACGAATGTACTGTTGGTCCATGCAGGGGAATATTTCTATCAGAATATTCTTGATACCAAAAAAAGAGATGTTCAGATCACCATTGCTCAGCCTGAAAATATTGCTCAGCCTGAAAGTGAATCCGTCCTATGGAAATACTTTGTACTTGGAATCGAACACATTTTGACCGGGTTCGATCATATGCTGTTTTTGTTATCCTTAGTATTAATCGCATCTCGCTTCAAGGATGCGTTGAAAATTGTTACTGCTTTTACAATCGGCCACAGCATAACACTATTCTTGGTGACCACCGACCGTATTCAGGTCAGTTCGCATTGGGTCGAAGTTTTTATAGCGCTGACCATCTGTTATGTGGCAGTAGAAAATATGTTTGTTCAAAAGGTGAAATGGCGGTGGCTATTGACAGCCATATTTGGCCTGATTCACGGTATGGGTTTCGCCGGGGGTTTGACTGAAATAGGACTTCCAAAGAGCAATCTGATTGGCACACTCCTTTCGTTTAATTTAGGCGTGGAAACGGGTCAGTTCATAGTACTGTGTCTATTACTGCCTCTCTTGATTTGGCTGCGAAGGTTCCCATGGTATCGTAAAATGATGATCTCCGCGTCTTGCCTTATTTTTGTTTTAGCATTTTATTGGTTGATTCAACGTCTGTAG